The Tripterygium wilfordii isolate XIE 37 chromosome 4, ASM1340144v1, whole genome shotgun sequence genome has a window encoding:
- the LOC119996706 gene encoding pentatricopeptide repeat-containing protein At5g14770, mitochondrial isoform X2: protein MSTPTTILPQTHNSIKILLSKSPLLDTVFLRKRLICTRLSSPPLYSSTCPAVQVLYAEMLLCGILPNVFTHNVLVHSFCKMGDLSLALDFLRKVDIDIDIDTVTYNTVIWGFCELGLAYEAFGLSSIMAKKGIGIDSFTCNTLVMGFCKIGLVKYAEWLRNNLVDGGICSDVIGFNILIDGFCKAGDLSYAVALMEDMKREGLVPNIVTYNTLIGGFCKKGDFIKAKDLINEIMGSQKKTRCSDTDMQRRNTVNGSVDLEPNLITHTTLISAYCKLEGLEEALSLYEEMVANGFMPDVVTYSAIINGLCKHQRLTEAEVLFKEMENVDVNPNHVTYGTLVDSLFKSRRPMEALALQSQMIVRGISFDVALYTVLMDGLFRTGMPREAEDTFRMLPKLNMEPNSITYSVLIDGLCKSGDMKGSESALQEMEKKFSGNMISYSCIIDGFTKKGMLDEAVFVLRKMVRQNIKPNVFVYATLIDAHFKAGKEQVALNLYDEMKLIGLEENSVVVDVFINHLKRCGRMEEAEKLVNDKISGGFLPDRVNYTSLMDGLFKFGKESAALNLAQEMMEKNIPLDVVAYNVLINGLSRLGKYDVKAVYSEMRELGLVPDCATYNTMIRVYCRQGNFENACQIWKEMRSHGVMPNSITCDILVAGLSQAGEIEKAMDILNEMLGVGFNPTSTMHRLLLDASSKGGRGDEILQMHEWLVGMGLEVSLTEYNHLITILCKLGMTKKAVSVLEDMERKGILPDTNTYNAFILGYCKGTHIKKAFETYSQMLSKGVEPNIATYNLLLGGLSSAGLMKDAGGLLDEMKERGLYPDASIYATLISSHGKIGNKKESIKLYCEMITKGFVPKTGTYNVLISEFANSGMMNQAVELLNEMQARGRQPNSSTYDILIGGWCDLSKQAELDRTLKKSYQAEAKRLFVEMNDKGFVPCQSTLSTITYTFARPGKIFDAQMLLNKLYTRKKT from the exons ATGTCAACACCCACAACAATCCTTCCTCAAACCCACAACTCCATCAAAATCCTCCTCTCAAAATCGCCCCTGCTAGATACAGTATTCCTTCGCAAAAGGCTCATCTGTACGCGTCTTTCTTCTCCACCCTTATACAGCTCTACTTGTCCTGCG GTACAGGTTCTTTATGCTGAGATGCTGTTGTGTGGGATACTGCCAAACGTTTTCACTCACAATGTATTGGTTCATTCTTTTTGTAAAATGGGTGATTTGAGTTTAGCATTAGATTTTCTTAGAAAAgttgatattgatattgatatcGACACTGTTACATATAATACAGTTATTTGGGGGTTTTGTGAACTAGGATTGGCTTATGAGGCTTTTGGATTGTCGTCAATTATGGCAAAGAAGGGTATAGGCATTGATTCTTTCACTTGTAATACATTGGTGATGGGGTTTTGTAAAATTGGGCTGGTTAAATATGCGGAATGGCTTAGGAATAATTTGGTTGATGGAGGGATTTGTAGTGATGTTATAGGTTTTAACATTTTGATAGATGGGTTTTGCAAAGCAGGGGATTTGAGTTATGCTGTTGCATTGATGGAAGATATGAAGAGGGAGGGTCTGGTGCCTAATATAGTTACTTATAATACTTTGATTGGTGGATTTTGCAAGAAGGGTGATTTTATCAAGGCTAAGGATCTGATTAATGAGATTATGGGTTCTCAGAAGAAAACGAGATGTAGTGATACTGATATGCAGAGAAGGAATACTGTGAATGGTAGCGTAGATTTAGAGCCAAATCTTATCACGCACACAACCCTTATTAGTGCATACTGTAAGCTGGAAGGGCTTGAGGAAGCACTTTCTTTATACGAGGAGATGGTTGCAAATGGGTTCATGCCCGATGTTGTCACATATAGTGCCATCATTAATGGCCTTTGCAAGCATCAAAGGTTAACAGAAGCAGAAGTGCTCTTTAAGGAGATGGAGAATGTGGATGTGAATCCCAATCATGTCACCTATGGTACTCTTGTGGATTCATTATTCAAGTCAAGACGACCCATGGAAGCTCTTGCTCTTCAAAGTCAAATGATAGTTCGTGGAATTTCATTTGATGTGGCATTGTACACTGTTCTGATGGATGGGTTGTTTAGGACTGGAATGCCCAGAGAAGCAGAGGACACATTCAGGATGCTTCCAAAGCTGAATATGGAGCCGAATTCTATCACTTACTCTGTGTTAATTGATGGACTTTGCAAGTCTGGGGACATGAAAGGTTCTGAATCTGCTTTGcaagaaatggagaagaaatttTCTGGTAATATGATATCCTATTCTTGTATTATAGATGGTTTTACGAAGAAAGGAATGCTTGATGAAGCTGTTTTTGTGTTGAGGAAGATGGTGCGCCAAAATATCAAGCCAAATGTTTTTGTTTATGCTACATTAATTGATGCCCATTTCAAGGCAGGTAAAGAACAAGTTGCTCTGAATCTTTATGACGAAATGAAATTGATTGGATTAGAGGAAAACAGTGTTGTAGTTGATGTGTTTATTAATCACTTAAAAAGATGTGGAAGGATGGAGGAAGCTGAGAAATTAGTTAATGATAAGATATCTGGAGGCTTCTTGCCTGATCGAGTTAATTACACATCTCTGATGGATGGCCTCTTCAAATTTGGGAAAGAGTCAGCTGCTCTTAACTTGGCCCAAGAAATGATGGAGAAAAATATACCTCTTGATGTTGTGGCATACAATGTCTTAATTAATGGTCTTTCAAGGCTTGGCAAATATGACGTCAAAGCTGTTTATAGTGAAATGAGAGAATTGGGCTTGGTTCCAGACTGTGCAACGTATAACACCATGATTAGAGTGTACTGCAGACAGGGTAACTTCGAGAATGCTTGTCAAATCTGGAAGGAGATGAGAAGTCATGGGGTGATGCCAAATTCAATCACGTGTGACATTCTGGTGGCTGGCCTTTCTCAAGCAGGCGAGATTGAAAAGGCAATGGATATTCTGAATGAAATGTTGGGGGTCGGGTTTAATCCTACCTCTACCATGCATAGACTTCTACTTGATGCATCTTCAAAAGGTGGACGAGGTGATGAGATTTTGCAAATGCATGAATGGCTTGTGGGCATGGGACTCGAGGTCAGTTTGACAGAATATAACCATCTCATCACAATCTTATGCAAGCTGGGTATGACAAAAAAAGCCGTTTCAGTATTAGAAGACATGGAAAGAAAGGGAATTTTACCTGATACTAATACTTACAATGCCTTTATACTTGGATACTGTAAAGGCACCCACATAAAGAAGGCTTTTGAAACATACTCTCAGATGTTAAGCAAAGGAGTTGAGCCCAATATTGCAACTTACAACCTTCTCCTTGGTGGTCTCTCTTCAGCTGGTTTGATGAAAGATGCGGGCGGGTTATTAGATGAAATGAAGGAAAGGGGCTTGTATCCTGATGCTTCCATTTATGCTACTTTGATTTCCAGCCATGGTAAGATTGGAAATAAAAAGGAATCTATAAAACTTTACTGTGAAATGATTACCAAAGGCTTTGTTCCCAAAACAGGCACATACAATGTCCTTATCAGTGAGTTTGCCAACTCGGGAATGATGAACCAAGCCGTGGAGCTTCTTAATGAAATGCAAGCAAGAGGGAGACAACCTAATTCTTCAACTTACGATATCCTAATTGGTGGCTGGTGTGATTTATCTAAGCAAGCAGAGCTTGATAGGACACTAAAAAAGTCATATCAGGCTGAGGCAAAAAGATTATTTGTAGAGATGAATGACAAAGGCTTTGTTCCATGTCAGAGTACTCTTTCTACTATAACTTATACCTTTGCTAGACCAGGAAAGATATTTGATGCGCAGATGCTGTTGAACAAACTGTACACGAGAAAGAAGACTTAG
- the LOC119996706 gene encoding pentatricopeptide repeat-containing protein At5g14770, mitochondrial isoform X1: MIVIKRLKEQTKSLHSFKFLPKCFTFSSTKHPYNVNTHNNPSSNPQLHQNPPLKIAPARYSIPSQKAHLYASFFSTLIQLYLSCGRFSKATETFVTMRDYNIVPNLLIWNRLMFNFNAFGLVSQVQVLYAEMLLCGILPNVFTHNVLVHSFCKMGDLSLALDFLRKVDIDIDIDTVTYNTVIWGFCELGLAYEAFGLSSIMAKKGIGIDSFTCNTLVMGFCKIGLVKYAEWLRNNLVDGGICSDVIGFNILIDGFCKAGDLSYAVALMEDMKREGLVPNIVTYNTLIGGFCKKGDFIKAKDLINEIMGSQKKTRCSDTDMQRRNTVNGSVDLEPNLITHTTLISAYCKLEGLEEALSLYEEMVANGFMPDVVTYSAIINGLCKHQRLTEAEVLFKEMENVDVNPNHVTYGTLVDSLFKSRRPMEALALQSQMIVRGISFDVALYTVLMDGLFRTGMPREAEDTFRMLPKLNMEPNSITYSVLIDGLCKSGDMKGSESALQEMEKKFSGNMISYSCIIDGFTKKGMLDEAVFVLRKMVRQNIKPNVFVYATLIDAHFKAGKEQVALNLYDEMKLIGLEENSVVVDVFINHLKRCGRMEEAEKLVNDKISGGFLPDRVNYTSLMDGLFKFGKESAALNLAQEMMEKNIPLDVVAYNVLINGLSRLGKYDVKAVYSEMRELGLVPDCATYNTMIRVYCRQGNFENACQIWKEMRSHGVMPNSITCDILVAGLSQAGEIEKAMDILNEMLGVGFNPTSTMHRLLLDASSKGGRGDEILQMHEWLVGMGLEVSLTEYNHLITILCKLGMTKKAVSVLEDMERKGILPDTNTYNAFILGYCKGTHIKKAFETYSQMLSKGVEPNIATYNLLLGGLSSAGLMKDAGGLLDEMKERGLYPDASIYATLISSHGKIGNKKESIKLYCEMITKGFVPKTGTYNVLISEFANSGMMNQAVELLNEMQARGRQPNSSTYDILIGGWCDLSKQAELDRTLKKSYQAEAKRLFVEMNDKGFVPCQSTLSTITYTFARPGKIFDAQMLLNKLYTRKKT, encoded by the coding sequence atGATTGTGATTAAGCGGCTAAAGGAGCAGACCAAATCCCTTCACAGCTTTAAATTTCTGCCCAAATGCTTCACTTTCTCGTCAACCAAACATCCCTACAATGTCAACACCCACAACAATCCTTCCTCAAACCCACAACTCCATCAAAATCCTCCTCTCAAAATCGCCCCTGCTAGATACAGTATTCCTTCGCAAAAGGCTCATCTGTACGCGTCTTTCTTCTCCACCCTTATACAGCTCTACTTGTCCTGCGGTAGGTTCTCCAAAGCCACTGAGACATTCGTTACCATGAGAGACTACAATATTGTTCCGAATTTACTCATTTGGAACCGACTTATGTTCAATTTCAATGCTTTTGGCTTGGTCTCTCAGGTACAGGTTCTTTATGCTGAGATGCTGTTGTGTGGGATACTGCCAAACGTTTTCACTCACAATGTATTGGTTCATTCTTTTTGTAAAATGGGTGATTTGAGTTTAGCATTAGATTTTCTTAGAAAAgttgatattgatattgatatcGACACTGTTACATATAATACAGTTATTTGGGGGTTTTGTGAACTAGGATTGGCTTATGAGGCTTTTGGATTGTCGTCAATTATGGCAAAGAAGGGTATAGGCATTGATTCTTTCACTTGTAATACATTGGTGATGGGGTTTTGTAAAATTGGGCTGGTTAAATATGCGGAATGGCTTAGGAATAATTTGGTTGATGGAGGGATTTGTAGTGATGTTATAGGTTTTAACATTTTGATAGATGGGTTTTGCAAAGCAGGGGATTTGAGTTATGCTGTTGCATTGATGGAAGATATGAAGAGGGAGGGTCTGGTGCCTAATATAGTTACTTATAATACTTTGATTGGTGGATTTTGCAAGAAGGGTGATTTTATCAAGGCTAAGGATCTGATTAATGAGATTATGGGTTCTCAGAAGAAAACGAGATGTAGTGATACTGATATGCAGAGAAGGAATACTGTGAATGGTAGCGTAGATTTAGAGCCAAATCTTATCACGCACACAACCCTTATTAGTGCATACTGTAAGCTGGAAGGGCTTGAGGAAGCACTTTCTTTATACGAGGAGATGGTTGCAAATGGGTTCATGCCCGATGTTGTCACATATAGTGCCATCATTAATGGCCTTTGCAAGCATCAAAGGTTAACAGAAGCAGAAGTGCTCTTTAAGGAGATGGAGAATGTGGATGTGAATCCCAATCATGTCACCTATGGTACTCTTGTGGATTCATTATTCAAGTCAAGACGACCCATGGAAGCTCTTGCTCTTCAAAGTCAAATGATAGTTCGTGGAATTTCATTTGATGTGGCATTGTACACTGTTCTGATGGATGGGTTGTTTAGGACTGGAATGCCCAGAGAAGCAGAGGACACATTCAGGATGCTTCCAAAGCTGAATATGGAGCCGAATTCTATCACTTACTCTGTGTTAATTGATGGACTTTGCAAGTCTGGGGACATGAAAGGTTCTGAATCTGCTTTGcaagaaatggagaagaaatttTCTGGTAATATGATATCCTATTCTTGTATTATAGATGGTTTTACGAAGAAAGGAATGCTTGATGAAGCTGTTTTTGTGTTGAGGAAGATGGTGCGCCAAAATATCAAGCCAAATGTTTTTGTTTATGCTACATTAATTGATGCCCATTTCAAGGCAGGTAAAGAACAAGTTGCTCTGAATCTTTATGACGAAATGAAATTGATTGGATTAGAGGAAAACAGTGTTGTAGTTGATGTGTTTATTAATCACTTAAAAAGATGTGGAAGGATGGAGGAAGCTGAGAAATTAGTTAATGATAAGATATCTGGAGGCTTCTTGCCTGATCGAGTTAATTACACATCTCTGATGGATGGCCTCTTCAAATTTGGGAAAGAGTCAGCTGCTCTTAACTTGGCCCAAGAAATGATGGAGAAAAATATACCTCTTGATGTTGTGGCATACAATGTCTTAATTAATGGTCTTTCAAGGCTTGGCAAATATGACGTCAAAGCTGTTTATAGTGAAATGAGAGAATTGGGCTTGGTTCCAGACTGTGCAACGTATAACACCATGATTAGAGTGTACTGCAGACAGGGTAACTTCGAGAATGCTTGTCAAATCTGGAAGGAGATGAGAAGTCATGGGGTGATGCCAAATTCAATCACGTGTGACATTCTGGTGGCTGGCCTTTCTCAAGCAGGCGAGATTGAAAAGGCAATGGATATTCTGAATGAAATGTTGGGGGTCGGGTTTAATCCTACCTCTACCATGCATAGACTTCTACTTGATGCATCTTCAAAAGGTGGACGAGGTGATGAGATTTTGCAAATGCATGAATGGCTTGTGGGCATGGGACTCGAGGTCAGTTTGACAGAATATAACCATCTCATCACAATCTTATGCAAGCTGGGTATGACAAAAAAAGCCGTTTCAGTATTAGAAGACATGGAAAGAAAGGGAATTTTACCTGATACTAATACTTACAATGCCTTTATACTTGGATACTGTAAAGGCACCCACATAAAGAAGGCTTTTGAAACATACTCTCAGATGTTAAGCAAAGGAGTTGAGCCCAATATTGCAACTTACAACCTTCTCCTTGGTGGTCTCTCTTCAGCTGGTTTGATGAAAGATGCGGGCGGGTTATTAGATGAAATGAAGGAAAGGGGCTTGTATCCTGATGCTTCCATTTATGCTACTTTGATTTCCAGCCATGGTAAGATTGGAAATAAAAAGGAATCTATAAAACTTTACTGTGAAATGATTACCAAAGGCTTTGTTCCCAAAACAGGCACATACAATGTCCTTATCAGTGAGTTTGCCAACTCGGGAATGATGAACCAAGCCGTGGAGCTTCTTAATGAAATGCAAGCAAGAGGGAGACAACCTAATTCTTCAACTTACGATATCCTAATTGGTGGCTGGTGTGATTTATCTAAGCAAGCAGAGCTTGATAGGACACTAAAAAAGTCATATCAGGCTGAGGCAAAAAGATTATTTGTAGAGATGAATGACAAAGGCTTTGTTCCATGTCAGAGTACTCTTTCTACTATAACTTATACCTTTGCTAGACCAGGAAAGATATTTGATGCGCAGATGCTGTTGAACAAACTGTACACGAGAAAGAAGACTTAG
- the LOC119996554 gene encoding growth-regulating factor 4-like, whose amino-acid sequence MNGGGGGGTGMSTGVMAMRSPFTVSQWQELEHQALIFKYMMAGLPVPPDLVLPIQKSFESISHRFFHHPTMGYCAFYGKKVDPEPGRCRRTDGKKWRCSKDAYPDSKYCERHMHRGRNRSRKPVESQSMTQSSPTVTSLTVTGATAGAGSFQNLPLHSYGNMQGSGSGTSLSNVDSIPFGIPSKDYRYLQGLNPEIGERSFFTQNSGSNRGLQMDSTLDNSWPVLPSTVSSFPSSKPSASLMMQHDYPQHSFFGGEFASGETLKQPEAHSLRPFFDEWPKTRDSWSGLDGERSNHASFSTTQLSMSIPMSSSDFSATSSRSST is encoded by the exons ATGAATGGTGGCGGCGGCGGTGGGACAGGAATGTCGACTGGGGTGATGGCAATGAGGTCTCCTTTTACAGTGTCTCAGTGGCAGGAACTGGAACACCAAGCTTTGATCTTTAAGTACATGATGGCAGGTTTGCCTGTGCCACCTGATCTTGTGCTTCCCATTCAGAAGAGCTTTGAATCCATTTCTCATAGGTTCTTCCACCATCCCACCA TGGGCTATTGTGCTTTCTATGGGAAGAAGGTGGACCCTGAGCCAGGACGATGCAGGAGGACTGATGGAAAGAAATGGAGGTGCTCCAAAGACGCGTACCCGGACTCTAAGTACTGTGAGCGCCACATGCACCGTGGCCGCAACCGTTCAAGAAAGCCTGTGGAATCACAATCCATGACACAGTCATCACCTACTGTGACATCACTGACTGTTACTGGAGCAACTGCGGGAGCTGGAAGCTTCCAGAACCTCCCGCTACATTCGTATGGTAATATGCAAGGGTCTGGCTCTGGAACCAGCCTATCCAATGTGGATTCCATTCCCTTTGGAATCCCAAGCAAAGATTACAG GTATCTTCAAGGGCTTAATCCCGAGATTGGTGAGCGTAGCTTCTTCACCCAGAATTCAGGAAGCAATAGGGGCCTCCAGATGGACTCAACACTAGACAATTCATGGCCAGTGCTGCCATCAACAGTCTCttcatttccatcttcaaaaCCAAGTGCCAGCCTGATGATGCAGCACGACTATCCACAGCACTCATTTTTCGGTGGTGAATTTGCCTCGGGAGAGACTCTGAAACAACCGGAGGCCCATTCTCTTCGACCTTTCTTTGATGAGTGGCCTAAGACTCGGGATTCTTGGTCTGGTCTTGATGGGGAGAGATCCAACCACGCCTCATTCTCCACGACCCAGCTCTCGATGTCCATTCCAATGTCGTCATCAGACTTCTCCGCTACAAGTTCTCGATCCTCGACATG A
- the LOC119996903 gene encoding histone-lysine N-methyltransferase ATXR7-like translates to MAKTPQSSSKNNKVLSQDLLPLSLHEFAFLHAKIKLLCSLSLSRRCFSTGQSSSSCFNFDESICSNSALEMSCQLSGGSGDGDVPESLNNVGTLSGDKGGSGYASPAFVSGWMYVNESGQMCGPYIQQQLYEGLLTGFLPDELPVYPVVNGTLTNPVPLKYFKQFPDHVATGFAYLSSNTSTTISPTPSVHPNSDLAPDFLGNYNNLNQSISNPEAANQSMELWPLSGEDRCWLFEDDEGRKHGPHSLLEIYSWHHYGYLCDVVMLYHAENKFRPSMLLSVVNAWKKSKPDFPSASDVESNFGSSMSFIDEISEEVSCHLYSGIMKAARRVVLDEIFGTIISEFVVARKTQRKPDHLAGTVGTPVSRKSETAGQRKYKSAESDSACPAVSDQTCINETSSWSPSITKSVGSFDNPKTITKSVGSFDNLLGSCAVVCRMLFDYCSQVMWNAVFYDTIAEFSSSWRRRKIWFGPSKIILPSNTGVAGINRLLDEAESSASDIDCPPGFEPMTIERDNHVESSVMASSMLVEENSPNWSGMHSNVVNDDVISILESLEEELHVSAKVFIPDLVEILVEEEVMKVTNILQDEERNKDTVKSSIHGLKASDPSSSGMHDELRIDSDGLCLEANFTDNSHSGFQDHLCQAVSESSMPNFLQSAFRRSRMHVDEMVYDAKDDEPQPPGLGNDSMTIAPSPAKLRPSRSNECAPKIGVYFAMAMCRLKLHDCVLEECKSLFIAGALRKYLVSWHTSRKCHELCFNQEITCNKERHGDILSVPEKVRERSRKVYSSGYSEGSLTTGKYTYYRKKKSSLKKIGPSSLCTTPCDNKLQNLSVERSVELDVMRDASPRRTETPNGFADPSLSARPSKTTVVSSSKSDHPVFRSAGFRKIVKFSHSVQKDEIKEVVVKRFRKSVTKDNHNDFESRNHDLRNDELGTHKQSGKKLNVSKVPKLKRKCAMDGLPGHYPAKVSKAVNEATKQAAGKQVVLGKIKSDKLRIPNICPRSDGCARSSINGWEWHKWSINASPAERARVRGIQYIYGKNLGSEACSSQLSNGKSLSARTNRVKMRNLLAAAEGADLLKVTQLKARKKRLHFQQSKIHDWGLVALEPIEAEDFVIEYVGELIRPRISDIRERLYEKMGIGSSYLFRLDDGYVVDATVRGGIARFINHSCEPNCYTKVISVEGQKKIFIYAKRHIAAGEEITYNYKFPLEEKKIPCNCGSRRCRGSLN, encoded by the exons ATGGCCAAAACA CCCCAGAGCAGCAGCAAGAATAACAAAGTCCTCTCACAAGACCTCCTTCCCCTTTCTCTACATGAGTTTGCTTTCCTCCACGCCAAGATAAAACTCCTTTGCTCCCTGTCTCTCTCGCGAAG ATGCTTTAGTACTGGTCAGTCTTCTTCGTCTTGCTTCAACTTTGATGAAAGCATCTGTTCAAATTCTGCATTGGAGATGAGCTGCCAGTTGAGTGGCGGTAGTGGTGATGGTGATGTTCCAGAGTCTTTGAACAATGTGGGGACTTTATCAGGGGACAAGGGTGGTTCTGGTTATGCATCACCTGCTTTTGTTAGTGGATGGATGTATGTTAACGAAAGTGGCCAAATGTGTGGTCCTTATATTCAGCAGCAGTTATATGAAGGTTTATTGACTGGTTTCCTTCCTGATGAGCTGCCCGTGTATCCTGTGGTTAATGGAACATTAACCAACCCTGTCCCACTGAAGTACTTCAAGCAGTTCCCTGATCATGTCGCCACGGGGTTTGCATATCTGAGCTCCAACACCTCAACTACGATCTCACCTACACCTTCTGTTCATCCAAACTCAGATTTAGCACCCGACTTCCTTGGCAACTACAATAATTTGAACCAGTCTATATCAAACCCTGAAGCAGCTAACCAAAGCATGGAACTTTGGCCGCTG TCTGGTGAAGATCGTTGTTGGTTGTTTGAGGATGATGAGGGGAGGAAACATGGACCACATTCTCTTCTAGAAATTTATTCCTGGCATCACTATGGATATCTCTGTGACGTAGTAATG TTATACCATGCTGAAAATAAGTTTAGGCCCTCTATGTTGCTATCCGTGGTAAATGCGTGGAAGAAAAGTAAACCTGATTTTCCATCTGCTTCTGACGTCGAAAGCAATTTTGGCTCTTCAATGAGCTTCATAGATGAAATTTCTGAAGAAGTTTCTTGTCATCTGTACTCTGGAATAATGAAAGCTGCTCGTAGAGTTGTATTGGATGAGATCTTCGGCACCATAATTTCAGAGTTTGTTGTTGCAAGGAAAACGCAGAGAAAACCGGATCATCTGGCTGGAACTGTTGGCACGCCTGTCAGCAGAAAG tCAGAAACTGCTGGTCAAAGAAAGTATAAATCTGCTGAGTCTGACTCAGCCTGTCCAGCTGTTAGTGATCAGACATGCATTAATGAGACGTCTTCATGGTCTCCATCCATCACAAAATCTGTTGGAAGTTTTGACAACCCTAAGACCATAACAAAATCTGTTGGAAGTTTTGACAACCTCTTAGGGTCATGTGCTGTTGTTTGTAGAATGCTTTTTGATTACTGCTCTCAAGTGATGTGGAATGCTGTCTTTTATGACACTATTGCTGAGTTTTCCTCCTCGTGGAGGAGGAGAAAGATTTGGTTTGGTCCTTCGAAGATTATTTTACCTTCTAATACTGGAGTTGCTGGCATCAATAGACTCCTTGATGAAGCA GAATCCTCTGCTTCTGATATTGATTGCCCTCCTGGTTTTGAACCAATGACAATTGAAAGAGATAATCACGTAGAGTCATCTGTCATGGCTTCATCTATGCTTGTGGAAGAAAATTCTCCTAACTGGAGTGGCATGCACAGCAACGTTGTGAATGATGATGTAATATCCATTTTGGAGAGTCTCGAAGAGGAGCTCCATGTGTCTGCAAAGGTGTTCATACCTGATCTTGTTGAAATTCTTGTTGAGGAAGAAGTAATGAAAGTAACTAATATTTTACAGGATGAGGAACGGAATAAG GACACTGTCAAGTCTTCAATTCATGGTCTGAAAGCTAGTGACCCCAGTTCTTCCGGCATGCATGATGAATTAAGGATTGATTCTGACGGATTGTGTTTGGAGGCAAACTTTACTGATAATTCTCATAGTGGATTCCAAGATCACTTGTGTCAAGCTGTATCTGAAAGCTCTATGCCTAACTTTTTGCAAAGTGCTTTTAGAAGATCACGTATGCACGTAGACGAAATGGTTTATGATGCAAAAGATGATGAACCACAACCACCAGGTTTGGGAAATGATAGTATGACTATTGCGCCATCACCTGCTAAACTCCGTCCTTCAAGATCAAATGAGTGTGCTCCTAAGATTGGAGTATATTTTGCCATGGCAATGTGCCGTCTTAAATTGCATGATTGTGTTCTTGAAGAATGCAAATCATTGTTCATTGCTGGTGCTCTTCGTAAATATCTAGTATCTTGGCATACTTCGAGAAAGTGCCATGAACTTTGTTTCAATCAG gAAATAACATGCAATAAAGAGCGTCATGGTGATATTCTTAGCGTACCAGAGAAAGTAAGAGAAAGATCGAGGAAAGTTTACAGTTCAGGTTATTCAGAAGGGTCTCTGACTACTGGCAAATATACATATTACCGCAAGAAAAAGTCATCATTGAAGAAGATAGGACCATCGTCCTTGTGCACGACTCCATGTGACAATAAACTACAGAATCTATCTGTGGAGAGGTCTGTGGAGCTGGACGTTATGAGAGATGCAAGTCCAAGGAGGACTGAAACACCAAATGGCTTTGCTGATCCATCTCTTAGTGCCCGGCCTTCGAAAACCACTGTTGTAAGTAGTTCAAAAAGTGATCACCCAGTATTCAGAAGTGCTGGTTTCAGAAAAATTGTCAAGTTCTCTCATTCAGTTCAAA AGGATGAGATAAAAGAAGTTGTCGTGAAGCGTTTTCGGAAGAGTGTTACGAAGGACAATCATAATGACTTTGAGAGCCGTAACCATGATCTCAGAAATGATGAATTGGGTACTCATAAGCAATCTGGGAAGAAACTAAATG TAAGTAAAGTACCAAAGCTGAAACGGAAGTGTGCAATGGATGGTTTGCCGGGTCATTATCCTGCAAAGGTTTCTAAAGCAGTGAATGAGGCTACTAAACAAGCAGCTGGTAAACAGGTTGTGCTAGGGAAAATCAAGTCTGATAAATTGAGAATACCAAATATTTGCCCTAGGTCTGATGGATGTGCAAGGTCTTCAATTAATGGATGGGAGTGGCATAAATGGTCAATAAATGCAAGTCCTGCTGAAAGAGCTCGTGTTAGAGGAATTCAGTACATTTATGGCAAGAATTTAGGTTCTGAGGCTTGTTCATCTCAGTTGTCAAATGGTAAGAGTCTTTCTGCAAGAACAAACAGGGTCAAGATGCGGAATCTTCTTGCTGCTGCTGAAGGAGCTGACCTTTTGAAAGTCACTCAATTGAAG GCGAGAAAAAAGCGCTTGCATTTCCAGCAGAGCAAGATACATGATTGGGGTCTTGTTGCGCTAGAGCCAATTGAGGCTGAGGACTTTGTCATTGAGTACGTCGGGGAATTGATTCGTCCACGA ATATCCGATATACGTGAACGTCTTTATGAGAAGATGGGTATTGGCAGCAGTTATCTTTTTAGACTTGATGATGGTTACGTG GTTGATGCAACAGTGCGTGGTGGGATTGCTAGATTTATAAACCATTCTTGTGAG CCCAACTGCTACACAAAGGTCATAAGCGTTGAAGGTCAAAAGAAGATTTTCATCTATGCGAAACGACATATAGCTGCAGGAGAAGAAATTACTTATAATTACAAATTTCCTTTGGAGGAGAAAAAGATCCCCTGCAACTGCGGTTCCAGGAG GTGTCGTGGATCTCTGAATTAG